One window of the Epinephelus moara isolate mb chromosome 22, YSFRI_EMoa_1.0, whole genome shotgun sequence genome contains the following:
- the cers2a gene encoding ceramide synthase 2a isoform X1 yields the protein MSSRCGNSFSRNGYWCQTEVQEVPRYGACCRCPARLITSNQYSILSQPSVSFPSSQDIVAAERTHKSSLCFIFKMLSQLREQIWADWIWFPEGHGWADLKDHDGHVFPKTGDLWATIPIAFCFLICRQIFERTVATPLASLLGVSDKQRVRAPPNPVLESYFCSTSKHPTQSSIESLSKQAGCSVRQVQRWFRRRRNQDRPSKLKKFREASWRFTFYLLAFFAGLAVLIDKPWLYDMKQMWDGFPKMPLLPSQYWYYMIELGFYLSLLFSVASDVKRKDFKEQIIHHVATIALISFSWLVNYIRAGTLIMLVHDASDYLMESAKMFNYAGWRKTCNFIFTVFAAVFIITRLIILPFWIIYTTWVYPLTLYPPFLGFYFFNGLMFVLQTLHIFWAALILRMVVKFLPGNDIVEDERSDKEETESEEEDDEQREKFRNGHVQNGHTVFNNNHSKKD from the exons ATGTCATCCAGGTGCGGAAATAGTTTTTCAAGGAATGGATATTGGTGCCAAACTGAAGTCCAG GAAGTGCCCAGATACGGCGCGTGTTGCAGATGCCCGGCGAGATTAATCACTTCCAATCAATACTCAATCCTCTCTCAGCCCtctgtttcctttccttcctctcaGGATATTGTCGCAGCTGA AAGAACTCACAAGTCCTCCCTCTGTTTCATCTTTAAGATGTTGTCTCAGCTGAGAGAGCAGATATGGGCCGATTGGATTTGGTTTCCAGAAGGCCACGGCTGGGCCGACCTGAAGGACCACGATGGTCATGTTTTCCCTAAAACAGGGGACCTCTGGGCTACTATACCCATCGCTTTCTGCTTCCTGATCTGCAGACAGATATTCGAGAG GACAGTAGCGACTCCTCTTGCCTCCCTGTTGGGAGTGAGTGACAAGCAGCGTGTTCGTGCTCCTCCAAATCCCGTCCTGGAGTCCTATTTCTGCAGCACATCAAAGCATCCCACACAG aGCTCCATAGAGAGTTTAAGTAAACAGGCGGGCTGTTCAGTGCGACAGGTCCAGAGGTGGTTCAGGCGGCGGAGGAACCAGGACCGGCCAAGCAAGCTCAAAAAATTTCGGGAAGCAAG TTGGAGATTTACCTTTTACCTTCTTGCTTTCTTTGCTGGCCTGGCAGTCCTTATTGAC AAACCATGGCTGTATGATATGAAGCAGATGTGGGATGGCTTCCCGAAAATG CCACTGTTGCCTTCACAGTACTGGTACTACATGATCGAGCTAGGCTTCTATCTCTCGCTGCTTTTTAGCGTAGCATCGGATGTCAAACGTAAG gatTTCAAAGAGCAGATAATTCACCATGTAGCCACCATCGCCCTCATCAGTTTCTCCTGGCTGGTCAACTACATCCGGGCAGGGActttgatcatgttagtgcatgaCGCCTCTGACTATTTAATGGAG TCAGCCAAAATGTTCAACTACGCAGGTTGGAGGAAAACTTGCAACTTCATCTTCACAGTGTTCGCTGCAGTTTTCATCATCACCCGCCTCATAATCCTCCCCTTCTG GATCATATACACGACGTGGGTGTACCCCCTGACCCTCTACCCCCCCTTCCTTGGCTTCTACTTCTTCAACGGGCTAATGTTTGTGCTACAGACTCTGCACATCTTCTGGGCTGCGCTCATCTTGCGCATGGTCGTCAAATTCCTGCCAGGCAAT GATATCGTAGAGGACGAGCGCAGTGATAAAGAGGAGACAGAGTCAGAAGAGGAAGACGACGAGCAGAGAGAAAAGTTTAGGAACGGCCACGTGCAGAACGGCCACACTGTCTTCAACAACAACCACAGTAAGAAGGACTGA
- the cers2a gene encoding ceramide synthase 2a isoform X2 — translation MLSQLREQIWADWIWFPEGHGWADLKDHDGHVFPKTGDLWATIPIAFCFLICRQIFERTVATPLASLLGVSDKQRVRAPPNPVLESYFCSTSKHPTQSSIESLSKQAGCSVRQVQRWFRRRRNQDRPSKLKKFREASWRFTFYLLAFFAGLAVLIDKPWLYDMKQMWDGFPKMPLLPSQYWYYMIELGFYLSLLFSVASDVKRKDFKEQIIHHVATIALISFSWLVNYIRAGTLIMLVHDASDYLMESAKMFNYAGWRKTCNFIFTVFAAVFIITRLIILPFWIIYTTWVYPLTLYPPFLGFYFFNGLMFVLQTLHIFWAALILRMVVKFLPGNDIVEDERSDKEETESEEEDDEQREKFRNGHVQNGHTVFNNNHSKKD, via the exons ATGTTGTCTCAGCTGAGAGAGCAGATATGGGCCGATTGGATTTGGTTTCCAGAAGGCCACGGCTGGGCCGACCTGAAGGACCACGATGGTCATGTTTTCCCTAAAACAGGGGACCTCTGGGCTACTATACCCATCGCTTTCTGCTTCCTGATCTGCAGACAGATATTCGAGAG GACAGTAGCGACTCCTCTTGCCTCCCTGTTGGGAGTGAGTGACAAGCAGCGTGTTCGTGCTCCTCCAAATCCCGTCCTGGAGTCCTATTTCTGCAGCACATCAAAGCATCCCACACAG aGCTCCATAGAGAGTTTAAGTAAACAGGCGGGCTGTTCAGTGCGACAGGTCCAGAGGTGGTTCAGGCGGCGGAGGAACCAGGACCGGCCAAGCAAGCTCAAAAAATTTCGGGAAGCAAG TTGGAGATTTACCTTTTACCTTCTTGCTTTCTTTGCTGGCCTGGCAGTCCTTATTGAC AAACCATGGCTGTATGATATGAAGCAGATGTGGGATGGCTTCCCGAAAATG CCACTGTTGCCTTCACAGTACTGGTACTACATGATCGAGCTAGGCTTCTATCTCTCGCTGCTTTTTAGCGTAGCATCGGATGTCAAACGTAAG gatTTCAAAGAGCAGATAATTCACCATGTAGCCACCATCGCCCTCATCAGTTTCTCCTGGCTGGTCAACTACATCCGGGCAGGGActttgatcatgttagtgcatgaCGCCTCTGACTATTTAATGGAG TCAGCCAAAATGTTCAACTACGCAGGTTGGAGGAAAACTTGCAACTTCATCTTCACAGTGTTCGCTGCAGTTTTCATCATCACCCGCCTCATAATCCTCCCCTTCTG GATCATATACACGACGTGGGTGTACCCCCTGACCCTCTACCCCCCCTTCCTTGGCTTCTACTTCTTCAACGGGCTAATGTTTGTGCTACAGACTCTGCACATCTTCTGGGCTGCGCTCATCTTGCGCATGGTCGTCAAATTCCTGCCAGGCAAT GATATCGTAGAGGACGAGCGCAGTGATAAAGAGGAGACAGAGTCAGAAGAGGAAGACGACGAGCAGAGAGAAAAGTTTAGGAACGGCCACGTGCAGAACGGCCACACTGTCTTCAACAACAACCACAGTAAGAAGGACTGA
- the LOC126383650 gene encoding cortexin domain-containing 1-like: protein MDQASQPAPPPFEVDVDLGFALFFLFLLCFFLLVTVVRCAQTVVDPYGSISTSTYQEEQIT from the coding sequence ATGGATCAGGCTTCTCAACCCGCCCCGCCGCCGTTTGAGGTGGACGTGGACCTCGGCTTcgctctcttcttcctcttcctcctgtgcTTCTTCCTGCTGGTGACAGTGGTGCGCTGCGCCCAGACTGTGGTGGATCCTTATGGCTccatctccacctccacctACCAGGAGGAGCAGATCAcctga
- the LOC126384157 gene encoding histone-lysine N-methyltransferase SETDB1-B-like isoform X2, with amino-acid sequence MEVDEMETRMPELQESRKRVKTKKRTEPYEERDDDENMSDSPCGSVPSTTETPGKETQLEDGSDSLSVIKKAVVVLTRLPEYKISALRPPTPQQFYSEDDSKTAKHAKNDTTRNNNNNNNEPGPIIISSAFAHCSNETTKVRPNLPEEELKVDMMVLARKRSMRWQRGKIVDIVTREDGRLKYKVSFEEKGKSLVSGHHIAFDTTPKLEQLYVGARVVVRCQDNKFRFRPGVLSELPSRKNRLRFLVFLDDHTPVYVGLPLFHLVCRPQENVLDDIPDSPHKSFMTQYLKDWPYPHLTQYRVGQALNVELNGSQQRCEVQVVDCSIMQVIFLENQQKEWIHRGSMRLEHMARFLEMKAEERNGDSD; translated from the exons ATGGAGGTGGACGAGATGGAGACGAGAATGCCAGAGCTCCAGGAGTCTCGGAAGAGGGTAAAAACCAAGAAGAGGACAGAGCCTTATGAAGAAAGAGATGATGACG AAAATATGTCTGATTCTCCGTGTGGGTCTGTCCCCTCCACAACTGAAACTCCCGGCAAAGAGACCCAGTTGGAGGATGGCTCTGACTCTCTCAGTGTAATAAAAAAAGCAGTGGTGGTCTTGACCCGACTCCCAGAATACAAGATCAGCGCTCTGCGACCGCCGACACCTCAGCAGTTCTACAGTGAAGACGACTCT AAAACTGCCAAACATGCCAAGAACGACACaacaagaaacaacaacaacaacaacaatg AACCAGGTCCTATAATAATATCATCGGCTTTTGCTCACTGCTCCAATGAAACCACGAAGGTCCGTCCGAACCTGCCGGAAGAAGAGCTCAAAGTGGACATGATGGTTCTCGCCAGGAAGAGGTCCATGAGATGGCAGCGAGGAAAAATAGTAGACATAGTAACAAGGG AAGATGGACGGTTGAAGTACAAAGTTAGTTTtgaagaaaaaggaaagagcCTGGTGTCCGGCCACCACATCGCCTTTGACACCACACCGAAGCTGGAGCAGCTGTATGTCGGGGCTCGCGTCGTGGTCAGGTGTCAAGATAACAAGTTCAGGTTTCGGCCCGGTGTTTTGTCAGAGCTCCCCAGCAGAAAGAACCGCTTAAG GTTCTTGGTCTTTTTGGATGACCACACGCCGGTCTATGTTGGTTTACCTTTATTTCACCTGGTGTGCAGACCAC aggaaAATGTTCTAGACGACATTCCAGACAGCCCTCACAAGTCCTTCATGACGCAATACCTGAAAGACTGGCCTTACCCACACTTGACCCAGTACAGGGTGGGACAGGCCCTCAATGTGGAGTTAAATGGATCCCAGCAGAGGTGTGAGGTGCAGGTGGTTGACTGCAGCATAATGCAGGTCATTTTTCTG GAAAATCAGCAGAAGGAGTGGATTCATCGAGGCTCCATGCGACTTGAACACATGGCTAGATTTTTGGAAATGAAAGCAGAAGAGCGCAACGGCGATTCTGACTAA
- the LOC126384157 gene encoding histone-lysine N-methyltransferase SETDB1-B-like isoform X1, protein MEVDEMETRMPELQESRKRVKTKKRTEPYEERDDDENMSDSPCGSVPSTTETPGKETQLEDGSDSLSVIKKAVVVLTRLPEYKISALRPPTPQQFYSEDDSVSSSDSDMQWEPEDDSSDSDFSLSHNKQKTAKHAKNDTTRNNNNNNNEPGPIIISSAFAHCSNETTKVRPNLPEEELKVDMMVLARKRSMRWQRGKIVDIVTREDGRLKYKVSFEEKGKSLVSGHHIAFDTTPKLEQLYVGARVVVRCQDNKFRFRPGVLSELPSRKNRLRFLVFLDDHTPVYVGLPLFHLVCRPQENVLDDIPDSPHKSFMTQYLKDWPYPHLTQYRVGQALNVELNGSQQRCEVQVVDCSIMQVIFLENQQKEWIHRGSMRLEHMARFLEMKAEERNGDSD, encoded by the exons ATGGAGGTGGACGAGATGGAGACGAGAATGCCAGAGCTCCAGGAGTCTCGGAAGAGGGTAAAAACCAAGAAGAGGACAGAGCCTTATGAAGAAAGAGATGATGACG AAAATATGTCTGATTCTCCGTGTGGGTCTGTCCCCTCCACAACTGAAACTCCCGGCAAAGAGACCCAGTTGGAGGATGGCTCTGACTCTCTCAGTGTAATAAAAAAAGCAGTGGTGGTCTTGACCCGACTCCCAGAATACAAGATCAGCGCTCTGCGACCGCCGACACCTCAGCAGTTCTACAGTGAAGACGACTCTGTCAGTAGCTCTGATTCTGATATGCAGTGGGAACCAGAAGATGATTCTAGTGATTCTGATTTCTCCCTCTCACATAATAAACAGAAAACTGCCAAACATGCCAAGAACGACACaacaagaaacaacaacaacaacaacaatg AACCAGGTCCTATAATAATATCATCGGCTTTTGCTCACTGCTCCAATGAAACCACGAAGGTCCGTCCGAACCTGCCGGAAGAAGAGCTCAAAGTGGACATGATGGTTCTCGCCAGGAAGAGGTCCATGAGATGGCAGCGAGGAAAAATAGTAGACATAGTAACAAGGG AAGATGGACGGTTGAAGTACAAAGTTAGTTTtgaagaaaaaggaaagagcCTGGTGTCCGGCCACCACATCGCCTTTGACACCACACCGAAGCTGGAGCAGCTGTATGTCGGGGCTCGCGTCGTGGTCAGGTGTCAAGATAACAAGTTCAGGTTTCGGCCCGGTGTTTTGTCAGAGCTCCCCAGCAGAAAGAACCGCTTAAG GTTCTTGGTCTTTTTGGATGACCACACGCCGGTCTATGTTGGTTTACCTTTATTTCACCTGGTGTGCAGACCAC aggaaAATGTTCTAGACGACATTCCAGACAGCCCTCACAAGTCCTTCATGACGCAATACCTGAAAGACTGGCCTTACCCACACTTGACCCAGTACAGGGTGGGACAGGCCCTCAATGTGGAGTTAAATGGATCCCAGCAGAGGTGTGAGGTGCAGGTGGTTGACTGCAGCATAATGCAGGTCATTTTTCTG GAAAATCAGCAGAAGGAGTGGATTCATCGAGGCTCCATGCGACTTGAACACATGGCTAGATTTTTGGAAATGAAAGCAGAAGAGCGCAACGGCGATTCTGACTAA